The Sphingomonas aliaeris genome segment CGGTCGATGACGATGCCGACCTGCGGGCGGATCGGTTGGTGCCCGAGCCCTTTGCGATCGCGTTCGACCTGGTAGTGGACGGGGTGCGCCATCCCGTCCGGCTATCGGTGCCGGGGCGGCACAACGTGTCGAATGCGTTGGCAGCGCTCGGCGCGGTCAAGGCCGCGGGGGTGCCGCTGGACGACGCGATCCGTGCGATCGAGGGGTTTAGCGGGCTGAAGCGCCGGTTCGAACTGGTCGGCGAACGGAGCGGCGTGTCGGTGATCGACGATTTCGGGCATAATCCGGACAAGATCGCCGCGACGCTCGACACGCTGCATGCCTTTCCGGGGCGGTTGCTGATCCTGTTCCAGCCGCATGGATATGGGCCGTTGAAGGTGATGCGGCGCGAACTGGTCGAGATGTTCGCGGCGAAGCTCGGGCCCGATGACGTGCTGGTCTTGCCCGATCCGGTCTATCAGGGCGGCACCGTATCGCGCGACGTGACCAGCGCGGATATCATCGCCGAAATCGCGGTAACGGGGCGCACGGCGCGGCATATCCCCGAGCGGGCCGCCGCCGCCGCGCATATCGCAGCGCAGGCGAGGGCCGGCGACCGGATCGTGGTGATGGGCGCGCGCGACGATACGCTGAGCCTGTTGGCGGCCGACATGCTGGCGCAGGTCGGGGCCGTGGCAAACGGCTGACATTCACGCTCGCGTGTGATATGGTATCCTCGATTCTAGCAATATGAGGTCGTTAGCATGTTCCGTCGCCTGTTCCTCGATCACCCCGAATCCATCGGCGAGAGTTTCGGCGAGCATTTCATGGTGGCGAGCAGCTTTGGCGTGCGGATGATGTGGGGCGGGCTGCGCTGCGCGGCGCATGCCTGGCTGCCCTTCGCTTGGAAGACGGCGGGCAGCGATACGGTAGCGAGCCTGCACAAGGAGATGCTCGCCAAGCGCGCGGCGAAGCGGGCGGACCAGACGCAGATGATGACGGTGGAGTACGTAATCTGATCGCTTGGGGGCTTCCGCCCGCGATTGATTCCTAGAGTGTCGAAGCGCGGCAATAGGCTCGAACGACTGCATGTGCGGGACAGTGGACCCCGGAACGTGTCGGGGTGACGTCGTCGTCCGGGCTGGTCTTGTCGCTCGAATATGAGCGGCGATCGGGCGTTATCGAATATTCCAGCCCGAAAATTCGATTGTCTCACAGGCCGATGACCCGCTTCCCGGGTCGTTCACCGCGCGGCAAACTCACTTCATCCTGAAAGGTTCCCTGTTGCACTGCGGCGGGGTTTCCATAGCGGGCGGGACCTGCTTTTGGACACTCACGAGTTGAGCGGGACCTTGGGGGTTTCAATGAATTTTCGGGCTTTGGCAGCGCGATTTGCGCTGGTTTTTTCGTGCGTCCTGATGACGGCTACGCCTGCTGCGGCGCAGTTCTGGCAGTGCGCGCCTTATGCCCGGACGATCTCGGGCATCGACATTCACGGCAACGCCAACACCTGGTGGAGCCAGGCCGCCGGTCGCTACGATCGCGGTAACGCGCCGAAGGTCGGTGCAGTGCTGAGCATTCAGTCGAGCGCGCGGATGCGTCTCGGACATGTCGCGATGGTGTCGAGCGTCGTCAGCGACCGCGAAGTGCGCCTGACGCACGCCAACTGGTCGCGCCGCGGCGGGATCGAGCGGGACGTTCGCGCGATCGACGTATCTGCCAAGGGCGACTGGAGCCTGGTGAAGGTCTGGTACGCGAGCAATGGCGATCTCGGCACGACGGCCTATGCCGCGAACGGCTTCATCTACGCGAACGGCGCGCCGAAGGGTGACGCCCTGCCGACAATAACGATGGCGTCGAACGAGGCGGCCAAGGCTCCGGCAAACGGCGACACTTCGGTCGGTATGCTGTCGCTGGTGGACCGCGTCGCTTTCTGAGCCTTGCTACGCCTTGGCGGGTCGGAAGGTCATTGCCACGCCGTTCATGCAATAGCGCTTTCCGGTCGGCTTGGGGCCGTCGTCGAACACGTGGCCGAGATGCCCGCCACAGCGACGGCAATGGACTTCGACGCGGCTGAACCCCAGGGATCCATCGTTCCGTGTGCGAACGGCGTTCGTCAAAGGCTGCCAGAAACTGGGCCAGCCGGTGCCGCTGTCGAACTTGGTATTCGACGAGAAAGCAGGCAGCGCGCATCCGGCGCAGGCGAAGATTCCAGCGCGGTGTTCGTCATTGAGCGGGCTGCTGAACGGCCTTTCCGTATCCTCGTGACGCAACACCTTATAGGCGGCGGGCGACAGCTTCGCCTTCCACTGCGCGTCGCTGAGCGTCAGTTCGAACTTCTCCTGCGCAGCGGTCGCGTCCGAGCAGCCGAACAGCGCAAAGGCGGCGGCGCCGGAGCCTGCCAGGCCAAGGAACGTGCGTCGATCGTGGATCATTTGAAACTCTATTGTTGCCGTGAACTATATAGGTACGGGGCGGTCGCTTGCGAGATGCACCCCGGCGTGGAGAGGAACTTAGATCAATTTCAGGCGCTTACGATACTCACCCCGGAGTATCCCGATGTCTTTCCAGCAGCTTGAGACGCCTATCCCCGTGCATGTTCTGGACAAGGGCGCCGGATTCGCGATTGCCGTGATCGATTACGGGCAGGAGCATAATCTGATCTGGGTCACCGCGATGAACGAAACCGGCGAGATCTGGTGCGCGCCGAACCCGCGCGTGCGGTTGCAAGCGAACTGGACGATGGGCCGGGCAAAGCCGCCTGCGGTCGTCGCCCGGGACGGCGGCGATTGTTCGGGCGGCGCGGATCCGGTGCGGGTCGAGACGATCAAGCCCAGCTGAAGCGCGTATCAGTAGCGGGAAATCTCCACCGGCAGCTTTTTGTAGCCGTGGACGAAGCAGGCGGCAACGCGCTCGGGCTCGGCGATTACGTTGACCCGCATCCTGCGCTTCGCCATTTCCTCCAACAACGTCGCGATCTGCAATTCCGCCAGTCGCGCACCGACGCAGCGGTGGATGCCGTGTCCAAAGGCGAGATGACGGCGCGCGTTCGGGCGATCGACCTGGATGCGATCGGCATCTTCGAACACGCTCTCGTCGCGATTGGCCGAGAGGTACCACATGATCAATTTGTCGCCCGCGGCGATGTGTTGTCCGTGCAGTTCCATGTCGCGTGTGGAGGTGCGGCGCATGTGCGCGAGCGGCGTCTGCCAGCGGATGACTTCCTGCACGGTGTTGGGGATCAGCGATGGATCGTTCTCCAACTGCGTGCGGGCGTCGGGGAATTTGTCGAGTCCGTAGGCGATCGCGCTCATCGTGTTGCGCGTCGTATCGTTGCCGCCGACGATCAGCAGGATGAGGTTGCCGAGGAATTCCAGATGATCCATCTCGCGCATCGCATCCGAGTGGATCATCATCGAAATCAGGTCCGGCGTCGGATCCTTGCCGACCTTCGCATCCCACAGCTTCTGGAAATAGGCGCCGCACTCATACATGTGCGTCAGGCGTTCGGCGCGCAGGGTTTCGCTCTTCACGACCTCGATATCGCCGGCCCAATCGGACCAGAAGGTCAGTTTGCGGCGGTCCTCCCACGGAAAGTCAAACAGGATCGCAAGCATTTGCGTTGTGAGTTCGATCGACACCGTGTCGACCCAATCAAACGCCTGTCCTACAGGTAGCGAATCTAGTATCTCCCCGGTCCGACGGCGGATGTTATCCGACATCCGGACCATTTCACTGGGGGTAAAGGCGGGGGCGACGGTGCGGCGCTGGCCGGTGTGTTTGGGGCGGTCCATCGCGATGAACATCGGCATCTTCACCGCCGAATGATCCTCGATGAAGTCGGTTATGCTGATGCCGCGGGCAGAGGAATAGGCGTCGGGAAGCGATTCGACTTCGACGATCGGCTTGTAGCTGGAAATCGACCAATAGGGGCCGAAGTCGCTATCCTCGACCCGGTGGACGGGCGCGGTGGCGCGAAGCTCGCGGAACGGCGCGTGCCACGTATCGTCGCGGTACAGCTCTGCACGGCTGACATCCAGCGGGTCCATTATGCCTCTCCCTTATTTTGGGAGAGTGGAGCGGTAACTTACACGGCGGTCAATAGCATTTTACGCGGTCGCACGCCGGCGGAACAGTGAAAGGAGGTTCATCTTGCCGCTGCCCGATTGCAGCACTCCGCGACGGAAAGCGCGCGCCCCGAGCGTGATCGTAATGCCGACCCAGATCATCTGCCAGGCGAGCGCGAGCAGGTGCGGCCAGATTTCAGGCCGGTTGGCTGCGCGCGCCGCCATAGCGAAGGGCGACGAGAAGGGGAACCATTCGGCGAACGTCGCGACGGGCGTGCCGGGGCGCGACGCGGCGACGGAGGCAAGCCCGAACATCGCCACCTGCACGATGGTGATCGGCAGCGACAGCATCTGGATCTCGCGCATCGTCGAGGCTTGCGCGCCGACGCTGAGGAAGACGGCGCCTAGGAGGAGGTAGGCCATGGTGAAGTAGGCGAAGAACAAGAGGGTGAAGGCGGGCATGCCGATGGCGGGGCCGATATTGGCGAGACCGGCGGCCATTCCGGCGGGCATGAGCGTCGTCACCTGGCTGACCAGCGTGCCCCAGAAGGCGACGAACAACACCGCGACGCCGAACATGCCGAGCAACTTGCCGAGGAAGACGGATTCGAGCGGCACCGCGGCGGCCAGCACCTCGATCACCTTGTTGCTGCGTTCCTCGGCCATCGTGCCTACCGCTTGACCGGCGAGGAGAAGGGTTAGGAAAAAGATGCCGAAGACGGTGAAGAAGGCGGCCTGGTTCTTGCCGCCGATCGAGGCCTTTGCGCGGACGACTGAGGTCTTGGTCGCGCGGCTGAGCGGGGCTGCGCCGCCGGTGATGTCCGCGCGCACCGTCTGTTCGGCGAGTTCGGCGAGATAGTCCGCGGTGCGATAGCCTTGTGCGCCGTAGAGGATCGTCGGGGTCTTAAGCGGACCGTAGAGCACCGCGGCGACGTCATAATCCTTCGCCTGCAATTCGGCGCGCGCGCGGGCGGCGGGATCGGCGTCCGGTGCCTGCGTGACGAGTTCCGGCGGACGTTCGTCGCGGCCGCGGAAGATCTGGCGGAGGCGCTTGTCCGCCGCCTTCATCGTCGCCGCCTCGCCCGCGGGAACGATCGCGACGATGCGCGTCTTGCTGTCCGACCCCGAAGCGACGGTCGCCGCACCGAGCCCGCCGATCGCGCCGAAAGAGCCCATGATGAGCGGCGCGAACAGGAAGATCAGGAAGGTCGGGGTGAAGACCGTGGCGATGAAATCGCGGCGTGCGATCGTCAGCGTCTGGCGGATCAGGCGGCGGGTGTTGCCGGTAGAGGTCATGCCGCGTGCTCCAGGGTCCGGGCGTCATCCGCGCCGACGATGCGGACGAACGCGTCGTGCAGCCCGGGGCGTTCGATCGACAGGCCGGAAATCCCGAAGCCTGCATCGATCAGCGCCTTCAACGTCGCCTCCGCGCCTTCGTCCGGCACGGTGAAGGTCCAGCCGTCCGCTGCGCGCACGGCATCGGCGGGGAGCAACGCCGCGACCCCTTCGCCGTCATGATTCGGGACGTAATGCGCGCGCATCGGCAGCGTGCCGCGCGCCTCCGCCACGGTGCCCTCGAAGCGGCGCTTGCCCCCGGCGATGATCGCCAGCCGGTCGCACAGCCGTTCGGCATGCGCCATGACGTGCGTGGAGAAGAGGATCGTCGCGCCGCGATCGCGCTCGGCGATGATCAGCGCCTCCAGCCGTTCCTGATTGACGGGGTCGAGCCCGGAAAAGGGTTCGTCGAGCACGAGCAGATCGGGCTGATGCACGACCGAGCCGAGCAACTGGACGAGTTGCGCCATGCCCTTGGACAGTTTGCGGATCTTGGTATCCACCGCATGGCCGAGCCCGGCGGCTTCGAGCAGTTCGACTGCGCGCTTGCGGCCTGTCTTGACATCGAGGCCACGCAACGCGCCGAGAAAGGCGATCGCATCGCGCGCCTTCATCGCGGGGTACAGGCCGCGTTCCTCGGGCAGATAGCCGACGCGGTCGCTCGCCTCGCGCGGACGATCGTGGCCGAGCAGGGTTCGGTGGCCGCCATCGGGTTCGATGATGCCAAGCAGCATGCGCAACGTGGTCGTCTTGCCCGCGCCATTGGGGCCGAGCACGCCGTAGATCAGCCCCTTGGGCACGGCGATGTCGACGCCGTCGACGACGCGTCGCCCGCCGAAATTCTTGACCAGCCCGGTCGCGCTGATCGCCAGATCGCTCGAAATCTTGCTTCCCCTTGGTCGCCGCGCCCGTCCGTCCGGTTCGAATGGCGTCGGGAGTCCGTGGCGCGATACGGTGTCTCGACGTCGCTCGACACGAACGGAAAGGGTGTGCCCTCTGTTTTCGCGTGTTAGCGGGGCAGGGTGCTGCAAGACAAGCCATTGACTGAACGCCTGAAGGCGAAAGCGCAGGAACTCGGGTTCGTTGCGTGCGGCGTGGCGCGCGCGGATGCTGCGCCGCAGACCGCCGCGCGGCTGCGCCAGTGGCTGGACGAGGGGCGGCACGGCGACATGATCTGGATGGAGGACCGCAGCGCCGAGCGCGGATCCCCGGCCGGATTGTGGCCCGAAGTGCGATCGGTGATCGCTTTGGGCATGAGCTATGCCCCCGCGACCGATCCGCTCGCGCTGGCCGGCGAGGGCGAGGTGGGGCGGATCTCGGTCTATGCGCAGGGCGGCGATTATCACGATGTGGTGAAGCGTAACCTGAAGGCGCTGGCGCGGTGGCTGGTGGCGGAGCGCGGGGCGGACGTGCCGATCGACTTGAAGGTGTTCGTCGATACCGCGCCGGTGATGGAGAAGCCGCTGTCCGAGGCGGCGGGGTTGGGGTGGCAGGGCAAGCACACCAATCTGGTCAGCCGGGATCACGGTAGCTGGCTGTTCCTGGGCGCGATCTACACCACGCTGGATCTGGCGCCGGATGTGCCGGGCAGCGATACGTGCGGCAGTTGCGATGCGTGCCAGCGCGCCTGCCCGACGGATGCGTTCCCCGCGCCGTACCGGCTGGATGCGCGGCGCTGCATCTCATATCTGACGATCGAGCATGCCGGGCCGATCCCGCACGAATTCCGCGAGGCGATCGGCAACCGCATCTATGGCTGCGACGATTGTCTGGCGGCGTGCCCGTGGAACAAGTTCGCGGCGTCGGCACAGGCGAATCTGGCGTTCGCGCCGCGCGCGGAACTGACGGTTCCGGAACTGGGGGATCTGCTGGCGCTGGACGATGCGGGGTTTCGTCAGGTGTTTGCGGGATCGCCGATCAAGCGCATCGGGCGCGACCGGATGGTGCGCAACTGTTTGATCGCGGCGGGGAATAGCGGGGCTGTCGGGTTGGTGCCGGTGGTGGAGGGGTTGTTGGGGGATGCGTCGGCCGTGGTGCGCGAGGCGGCGGAGTGGGCTTTGGGGCGGTTGCGGTAGGTTGGGGCGGACGCCTTCGGGGATTGCTTGGGGGTGGTGGGGTGTGCTGCCGCAACCTACCCACCCCGGCCCCTCCCTTTCAGGGAGGGGAGAAGAGGGGTGCGCGCGCTTCTTCTTGCTCCCCTCCCTGGAAGGGAGGGGTTGGGGGTGGGTGGACGCCCGGGATACGGCTTCGATTTGTAGATGCGGCTGAAAGGTCGGGCGGACGCTTCGGGGTTCGCTTTGGGATTGATGGGGTGTGCTGCCGCAATCGACCCACCCCCGACCCCTCCCTTTCAGGGAGGGGAGAAGAGGGGGGCGCTCTTCTTCTTGCTCCCCTCCCTGGAAGGGAGGGGCTGGGGGTGGGTGGACGCCCGGGATGCGGTTTCGATTTGTGGATGCGGCTGAAAGGTCGGGCGGACGCTTCGGGGTTCGCTTTGGTGTTGGCGGATTGTGCTGCCGCAACCGACCCACCCCCGGCCCCTCCCTTTCAGGGAGGGGGAGAAGAGAGGGCGCGCTCTTCTTCGCGCTCCCCTCCCTGGAAGGGAGGGGCTGGGGGGTGGGTGGACGCCCGGGGTGCGGTTTCGATCTTTGGATTAGATCAGCAGGTACTCGCCCGTAATCCGACTCCCCCGCCCCCGAAGCCTCAGCCCCTCACTTCCCCGTCCGCGCGCGCATTTGGAGGGCGGAGACGCAGCTGGCGCGGTCGATGGGGCTGCCGTCGGTCTGGCGGGTGTCGAGATAGGTGACGGTGGGTTCGCTCGATCCCTTGGGATAGAGATAGGCGTCGAGGACGCAGGTGGCGCTGGAGAATTGGAGTTTGCGCGCGGTGCCTTCCATCAGGTCTGCGGTGGGGGTGCCGAAGCGGGCGACGAGGCCGCGGGCGTTCTGGCCCAGGACGCCTTCCAGGCCCAGCGTGCCGGTGGGGATGGGGATCGGGCCGGCGCGGGCGGGGCGGGATGTCGTGCCGGTGCTGGCGCAGCCGGCGAGCAGGGCCAGAGCGGGCAGGATCAGGAGTGTGGGCCGGATCGGGTGGGGAGGCTTCGACGCGCGCGACCGGTTCATGAGTTTTTCCCCCGCAATCTGAGATGGAACCAGTGCGTGGCCATCGCGGCGACTATAACCGGTGCGGCGAGGTTGACGATGGGGATGACGAACAGGCCGGTGCCGATCAGCCCGAGGACGAAACGGCTGATCGCGGTGGAGCCGCGCCACGCCTTCAGATCGGTCGCCGCGACGTGGCGGACCGCGACCATGTCGCCGAGATCGCGGCCGAGCAGCCAGCCGTTGACGACGAAGAACAGGATCGCCGGGCCGATGCCGGTGACCAGCAGCAGCAGGTAGATCGGCGACAGCGCCAGATTGACGATCAGGAAGCGTGCGGCGGACCCGGCGCCCATCGCCATCGAGCGGGCGAGCGGCACCTTGCGCGCGGCGGCGAGCCGGTCCGGATAATGTCTGGATTCGACCGCCTGGACGACATCGTCGGCGAACAGGCCGATGACGAGCATCGCGACCGCGCGGAACAGCACGCCCGCCGCGATCAATGCGAGGATGGCTGCGACGATGCCGGCGAAATCGTACACCACGTCCGCTGCGCCCGACCATTCGATCAGCCGGATCATCCCGAACCATCCCGCCACGCCGAGCAGGATCAGCAGGACGACGGTCAGCAGCAGGGATTTCAGGAAGACGCCGACGATGCGGCGGTCGCCGAGTTGCGCGATGGAGAGGGCGAAGGCGTGGATCATGATGCCGGGTGTAGGGATATTTG includes the following:
- the queG gene encoding tRNA epoxyqueuosine(34) reductase QueG, with amino-acid sequence MLQDKPLTERLKAKAQELGFVACGVARADAAPQTAARLRQWLDEGRHGDMIWMEDRSAERGSPAGLWPEVRSVIALGMSYAPATDPLALAGEGEVGRISVYAQGGDYHDVVKRNLKALARWLVAERGADVPIDLKVFVDTAPVMEKPLSEAAGLGWQGKHTNLVSRDHGSWLFLGAIYTTLDLAPDVPGSDTCGSCDACQRACPTDAFPAPYRLDARRCISYLTIEHAGPIPHEFREAIGNRIYGCDDCLAACPWNKFAASAQANLAFAPRAELTVPELGDLLALDDAGFRQVFAGSPIKRIGRDRMVRNCLIAAGNSGAVGLVPVVEGLLGDASAVVREAAEWALGRLR
- a CDS encoding ABC transporter permease, with translation MTSTGNTRRLIRQTLTIARRDFIATVFTPTFLIFLFAPLIMGSFGAIGGLGAATVASGSDSKTRIVAIVPAGEAATMKAADKRLRQIFRGRDERPPELVTQAPDADPAARARAELQAKDYDVAAVLYGPLKTPTILYGAQGYRTADYLAELAEQTVRADITGGAAPLSRATKTSVVRAKASIGGKNQAAFFTVFGIFFLTLLLAGQAVGTMAEERSNKVIEVLAAAVPLESVFLGKLLGMFGVAVLFVAFWGTLVSQVTTLMPAGMAAGLANIGPAIGMPAFTLLFFAYFTMAYLLLGAVFLSVGAQASTMREIQMLSLPITIVQVAMFGLASVAASRPGTPVATFAEWFPFSSPFAMAARAANRPEIWPHLLALAWQMIWVGITITLGARAFRRGVLQSGSGKMNLLSLFRRRATA
- the msrB gene encoding peptide-methionine (R)-S-oxide reductase MsrB, yielding MIHDRRTFLGLAGSGAAAFALFGCSDATAAQEKFELTLSDAQWKAKLSPAAYKVLRHEDTERPFSSPLNDEHRAGIFACAGCALPAFSSNTKFDSGTGWPSFWQPLTNAVRTRNDGSLGFSRVEVHCRRCGGHLGHVFDDGPKPTGKRYCMNGVAMTFRPAKA
- a CDS encoding ABC transporter ATP-binding protein, producing MSSDLAISATGLVKNFGGRRVVDGVDIAVPKGLIYGVLGPNGAGKTTTLRMLLGIIEPDGGHRTLLGHDRPREASDRVGYLPEERGLYPAMKARDAIAFLGALRGLDVKTGRKRAVELLEAAGLGHAVDTKIRKLSKGMAQLVQLLGSVVHQPDLLVLDEPFSGLDPVNQERLEALIIAERDRGATILFSTHVMAHAERLCDRLAIIAGGKRRFEGTVAEARGTLPMRAHYVPNHDGEGVAALLPADAVRAADGWTFTVPDEGAEATLKALIDAGFGISGLSIERPGLHDAFVRIVGADDARTLEHAA
- a CDS encoding DUF6356 family protein, with the translated sequence MFRRLFLDHPESIGESFGEHFMVASSFGVRMMWGGLRCAAHAWLPFAWKTAGSDTVASLHKEMLAKRAAKRADQTQMMTVEYVI
- a CDS encoding EI24 domain-containing protein, producing the protein MIHAFALSIAQLGDRRIVGVFLKSLLLTVVLLILLGVAGWFGMIRLIEWSGAADVVYDFAGIVAAILALIAAGVLFRAVAMLVIGLFADDVVQAVESRHYPDRLAAARKVPLARSMAMGAGSAARFLIVNLALSPIYLLLLVTGIGPAILFFVVNGWLLGRDLGDMVAVRHVAATDLKAWRGSTAISRFVLGLIGTGLFVIPIVNLAAPVIVAAMATHWFHLRLRGKNS
- a CDS encoding CHAP domain-containing protein produces the protein MNFRALAARFALVFSCVLMTATPAAAQFWQCAPYARTISGIDIHGNANTWWSQAAGRYDRGNAPKVGAVLSIQSSARMRLGHVAMVSSVVSDREVRLTHANWSRRGGIERDVRAIDVSAKGDWSLVKVWYASNGDLGTTAYAANGFIYANGAPKGDALPTITMASNEAAKAPANGDTSVGMLSLVDRVAF
- a CDS encoding cytochrome P450; the encoded protein is MDPLDVSRAELYRDDTWHAPFRELRATAPVHRVEDSDFGPYWSISSYKPIVEVESLPDAYSSARGISITDFIEDHSAVKMPMFIAMDRPKHTGQRRTVAPAFTPSEMVRMSDNIRRRTGEILDSLPVGQAFDWVDTVSIELTTQMLAILFDFPWEDRRKLTFWSDWAGDIEVVKSETLRAERLTHMYECGAYFQKLWDAKVGKDPTPDLISMMIHSDAMREMDHLEFLGNLILLIVGGNDTTRNTMSAIAYGLDKFPDARTQLENDPSLIPNTVQEVIRWQTPLAHMRRTSTRDMELHGQHIAAGDKLIMWYLSANRDESVFEDADRIQVDRPNARRHLAFGHGIHRCVGARLAELQIATLLEEMAKRRMRVNVIAEPERVAACFVHGYKKLPVEISRY
- a CDS encoding OTU domain-containing protein, which encodes MSFQQLETPIPVHVLDKGAGFAIAVIDYGQEHNLIWVTAMNETGEIWCAPNPRVRLQANWTMGRAKPPAVVARDGGDCSGGADPVRVETIKPS